One region of Zootoca vivipara chromosome 7, rZooViv1.1, whole genome shotgun sequence genomic DNA includes:
- the MAPK13 gene encoding mitogen-activated protein kinase 13 isoform X2: protein MQHENVIGLLDVFTSAMTFDGFQDFYLVMPYMRTDLQKIMGHQFSEEKIQYLTYQVLKGLKYIHSAGIIHRDLKPGNLAVNEDCELKILDFGLARHTDSEMTGYVVTRWYRAPEVILNWMHYNQTVDIWSVGCIMAEMLTGKTLFKGKDYLDQLTQILKVTGSPGEEFVQKLEDKAAKSYIQTLPKIPKMDLSLLFPKANPLAVDLLDKMLQLDVEKRLTATQALAHAYFEPFRDIEEETEAQHSYDDSTEGEKLSINEWRRHIYNDILTFSPIVRKDSKRRSGMTL from the exons ATGCAGCATGAGAAT GTCATTGGGTTACTTGATGTCTTCACTTCAGCTATGACCTTTGATGGATTCCAAGACTT CTACCTGGTGATGCCATACATGCGGACAGATTTACAAAAGATAATGGGACATCAGTTCAGTGAAGAGAAGATCCAGTATCTAACCTACCAGGTGTTGAAAGGGTTGAAG TATATTCATTCCGCTGGAATCATTCACAGG GATCTGAAGCCTGGTAATTTGGCAGTCAATGAAGATTGTGAACTAAAG aTCTTGGACTTTGGCTTGGCAAGGCACACAGACTCTGAGATGACTGGCTATGTTGTGACCCGCTGGTACAGAGCACCAGAAGTGATCCTGAACTGGATGCATTACAATCAGACGG TGGACATCTGGTCTGTTGGCTGTATCATGGCAGAAATGTTGACTGGGAAAACTCTGTTTAAGGGTAAAGACT ATTTAGATCAGCTGACTCAGATCTTGAAAGTGACAGGAAGCCCTGGAGAAGAATTTGTGCAAAAGCTGGAAGACAAAGCG GCAAAAAGCTACATCCAGACGCTTCCCAAGATCCCTAAAATGGATTTATCTCTCCTTTTCCCCAAAGCTAATCCTTTGG CAGTGGACTTGCTCGACAAAATGCTGCAGCTGGATGTGGAAAAGCGTCTGACGGCTACCCAAGCTCTGGCTCACGCTTACTTTGAGCCATTCAGAGACATCGAGGAAGAGACAGAGGCGCAGCACTCCTATGATGACTCCACAGAGGGCGAAAAGCTTTCGATCAATGAATGGAGAA gACATATTTACAATGATATACTGACATTCAGTCCAATCGTACGGAAGGACTCCAAGAGGAGAAGCGGTATGACATTGTAA